The following proteins are encoded in a genomic region of Glycine max cultivar Williams 82 chromosome 18, Glycine_max_v4.0, whole genome shotgun sequence:
- the LOC100306512 gene encoding HVA22-like protein produces MGASDDNNNNFLQVVFNNFDVLALPLVTLVYPLYASIKAIETKSTTDDQQWLTYWILYSILTIFELTFVKVLELLPIWLFAKLIFSCWLVLPHFNGAAVVYRNYIRPFYMNPQIPIPQGSQIWYFPQKKSLFNEPDDVLSAAERYMEEHGTEAIERLINKNDRQARARRNGNYMIFDDDYIY; encoded by the exons ATGGGTGCTTCtgacgacaacaacaacaactttctCCAAGTTGTCTTCAATAACTTTGATGTTCTTGCACT GCCCTTGGTTACGCTTGTTTACCCTTT ATATGCTTCAATTAAGGCCATCGAGACCAAGTCTACTACTGACGATCAACAATGGCTCACGTATTGGATTCTGTATTCCATTCTCACAATCTTTGAGCTCACATTTGTCAAAGTTCTTGAACT GCTTCCCATTTGGCTTTTTGCCAAGTTGATATTCAGTTGCTGGTTGGTTCTGCCTCACTTCAATGGGGCTGCGGTTGTTTATAGGAATTACATCAGACCATTTTATATGAACCCCCAAATCCCAATTCCACAAGGCTCTCAAATCTGGTATTTTCCGCAAAAGAAGTCTTTATTCAATGAGCCAGACGATGTTCTAAGTGCTGCTGAGAGATACATGGAAGAGCATGGTACAGAAGCCATTGAAAGACTTATAAACAAG AATGACAGACAAGCTAGAGCAAGGAGGAATGGAAATTACATGATCTTTGATGATGACTACATATATTGA
- the LOC100787374 gene encoding PRA1 family protein B4-like, giving the protein MASFSHLQSQIQSQGVAVPPEPVRSRSSRIHSRYLSSIFSLLASWSFLYLFRPLDQPIVLFERTFVILPTSVGSLLISSLMVGLAIVCAHGAFRVPEDLFLDNQEPNSSGFLSFLGSAAAAVARV; this is encoded by the exons atggcatccttcagccacctTCAGTCGCAGATTCAATCTCAGGGAGTTgcagtgcctcctgagcctgtg CGCTCTCGCTCATCGCGCATTCATTCTCGCTATTTGTCCTCGATCTTCAGTCTCCTCGCGTCGTGGTCGTTCCTTTATCTCTTTCGCCCTTTGGATCAGCCTATCGTCCTCTTCGAACGCACCTTTGTCATTTTGCCCACCAGTGTTGGATCCTTGTTGATCTCTTCCCTCATGGTTGGATTGGCAATCGTGTGCGCGCACGGGGCTTTTCGCGTTCCCGAGGATCTGTTTCTCGACAATCAGGAGCCTAATAGCTCCGGATTCCTCTCGTTCCTCGGCAGCGCCGCAGCGGCAGTCGCGCGCGTGTAA